The following proteins are co-located in the Lacticaseibacillus paracasei subsp. paracasei genome:
- a CDS encoding MFS transporter, with translation MSKKPSGHTRLIVGIGVAWLFDAMDVGMLSFVIAALHSEWQLSTVQMGWIGSVSSIGMAVGAILFGMMADRFGRKAILILTLLVFSIGSGISAFATSYGIFLGLRFIIGAGLGGELPVASTLVSESVPVEKRGRSVVLLESFWAAGWLLAAIISYFIMPIWGWRVAVFATGLAGLYAFYFREGINESHVFKKVARPGLLKTLSTLWRPPYVRATLMLWIVWFMVVFSYYGMFLWLPSVMVLKGFSLINSFGYVLIMTLAQLPGYFVAAWLIEKWGRKMVLSLFLLGTAASALGFGLATGLPMLLTAGMLLSFFNLGAWGALYAYSPEQYPTVVRSSGSGMAAGIGRIGGVVGPLLVGHLLGSHWSVGGIFSIFTAAILIAVLAIVFLGQETMGVKLADTLE, from the coding sequence ATGTCAAAAAAACCGTCCGGCCATACGCGGCTGATCGTTGGCATCGGCGTTGCATGGCTGTTTGATGCCATGGATGTTGGCATGTTAAGTTTCGTCATTGCAGCCTTACATAGCGAATGGCAATTAAGTACGGTGCAAATGGGCTGGATTGGCAGTGTCAGTTCAATCGGGATGGCCGTTGGTGCCATTTTGTTCGGGATGATGGCGGACCGTTTTGGCCGTAAAGCGATCTTGATTCTTACTTTGCTAGTTTTTTCAATTGGCAGCGGCATTTCTGCCTTCGCCACAAGTTACGGCATTTTTCTTGGTTTGCGATTCATCATCGGTGCAGGCCTCGGTGGCGAGCTACCAGTGGCATCAACCTTGGTTTCAGAAAGTGTGCCAGTTGAAAAACGTGGTCGTAGTGTTGTCCTGTTGGAAAGTTTCTGGGCTGCCGGTTGGCTGTTAGCAGCCATTATTTCTTACTTCATTATGCCAATCTGGGGCTGGCGCGTTGCCGTCTTTGCCACTGGTTTAGCCGGACTCTATGCGTTTTATTTTCGTGAAGGCATCAACGAATCGCATGTCTTTAAAAAAGTGGCGCGGCCCGGCTTGCTCAAAACCCTCAGCACCCTTTGGCGCCCGCCTTATGTTCGCGCAACCTTGATGCTGTGGATCGTCTGGTTCATGGTAGTCTTCTCTTACTATGGCATGTTTCTTTGGCTGCCAAGTGTCATGGTACTCAAAGGATTTAGTCTGATTAATAGTTTTGGTTACGTCTTAATCATGACGCTTGCGCAGTTGCCTGGCTATTTCGTCGCTGCTTGGTTAATTGAAAAATGGGGACGTAAAATGGTGCTGAGTCTGTTTCTGCTAGGCACAGCCGCCAGCGCATTAGGCTTTGGCCTAGCCACCGGTTTGCCAATGCTACTGACTGCCGGTATGTTGCTCTCCTTCTTCAATCTCGGAGCTTGGGGCGCGTTATACGCGTATTCTCCTGAACAATACCCAACTGTTGTCCGCAGCAGTGGTTCCGGTATGGCCGCCGGTATCGGCCGCATCGGTGGTGTGGTTGGACCGTTGTTAGTCGGTCATCTTTTGGGATCACACTGGTCAGTTGGCGGCATCTTTAGCATTTTCACCGCCGCCATCCTCATAGCAGTCCTAGCAATTGTCTTCCTCGGCCAAGAAACCATGGGCGTGAAACTTGCCGACACGCTTGAATAG
- a CDS encoding NAD-dependent succinate-semialdehyde dehydrogenase: protein MAYQTIDPNTNTLEKTYSNTTPTQISEMLATGHAFYKQERNVNPATRAATLHAVAAYFRNNADEMAAIITREMGKRTEEALFEVELCAEIADMYADRAPALLQPQPINSTAGAVVINHLASGIVFGVEPWNFPYYQLMRVFAPNFMVGNAVIIKPSSNVPASGLEFEKAVLGGGADKGAFQIALIGHADSETFIKDPRVAGVCLTGSERAGSQVAALAGKYLKKSLLELGGMDAFLVLDGADLDTVIPEAIKTRLMNCGQVCTSSKRFIVLDKYYDDFVAGLKKGFENLKIGDPSDPTVNVGPMTSQKAKDKLQKQVDEAIAHGAKVVYGNTPVDLPGAFFQPTILTDIDQDNPAYRTELFGPVACVYKVHSEDEAVELANDVPYGLGGAVFAGDTNHAAEVAARIETGMVGANQSQNYNAELPFGGVKNSGYGRELGDLGLFTFVNEQTVTRALRR, encoded by the coding sequence ATGGCTTATCAGACCATTGATCCGAACACGAATACCTTAGAAAAAACATACTCAAATACCACACCGACGCAAATTAGCGAGATGTTGGCAACTGGGCACGCTTTTTACAAGCAGGAGCGGAACGTCAATCCAGCAACGCGTGCAGCAACATTACATGCAGTTGCTGCCTATTTCCGCAATAACGCTGACGAAATGGCAGCGATTATTACGCGAGAAATGGGTAAGCGCACGGAAGAAGCACTTTTTGAAGTGGAACTCTGTGCTGAGATTGCGGACATGTATGCTGATCGGGCGCCGGCTTTGTTGCAGCCGCAACCGATCAATAGTACTGCTGGTGCTGTTGTGATTAACCATCTTGCAAGCGGGATTGTTTTTGGGGTTGAACCATGGAATTTCCCTTATTATCAATTGATGCGCGTGTTTGCACCGAACTTTATGGTTGGTAATGCAGTCATCATCAAACCATCGAGCAATGTGCCAGCTAGTGGGCTTGAATTTGAAAAGGCTGTACTGGGTGGCGGTGCTGATAAGGGCGCCTTCCAAATTGCCTTGATTGGCCATGCGGATAGTGAAACATTCATTAAAGATCCGCGGGTTGCTGGGGTCTGCCTGACTGGTTCAGAGCGAGCAGGTTCGCAAGTGGCAGCACTTGCTGGCAAATATCTGAAGAAGTCGTTGCTGGAACTTGGCGGAATGGATGCCTTCTTGGTACTTGACGGGGCCGATCTTGATACTGTGATTCCTGAAGCTATCAAGACGCGGTTAATGAATTGCGGCCAAGTCTGCACCAGTTCGAAACGGTTCATTGTTTTAGATAAATATTACGATGATTTTGTGGCCGGTTTGAAGAAAGGCTTTGAGAATCTTAAAATTGGCGATCCGAGTGATCCCACAGTTAATGTTGGCCCGATGACCAGCCAAAAGGCGAAGGACAAGTTGCAGAAGCAAGTTGACGAAGCTATTGCTCACGGTGCTAAAGTGGTTTATGGCAATACCCCGGTTGATTTGCCAGGCGCTTTCTTCCAGCCGACTATTTTGACTGACATTGATCAGGACAATCCGGCTTATCGTACCGAATTGTTTGGACCAGTTGCCTGCGTTTACAAGGTTCACAGTGAAGATGAAGCGGTTGAACTGGCCAATGATGTGCCTTATGGCTTGGGGGGCGCAGTCTTTGCGGGTGACACTAATCACGCAGCAGAAGTCGCAGCTCGGATTGAAACCGGCATGGTTGGTGCCAATCAAAGCCAAAACTATAATGCTGAATTGCCATTCGGCGGTGTGAAGAACTCCGGCTATGGACGTGAACTTGGCGATCTCGGGTTATTCACGTTTGTTAATGAACAAACGGTTACTCGCGCATTACGGCGTTAA
- the rplA gene encoding 50S ribosomal protein L1 — protein sequence MAKKGKKYLEAAKAVDPTKQYTPEEAVDLLKKIDFAKFDETVEVAYRLNVDPKQADQQIRGAVVLPNGTGKTAKVIVFAQGDQAKAAEDAGADIVGAEDLVQKIQDGWLDFDVAVATPPMMAQVGRLGRVLGPKGLMPNPKTGTVTMDTAKAVKDIKAGQVAYRVDKAGIIHAPIGKKSFDADKLLENFKAMNDIVLKARPASTKGIYIKSLALTATMAPGIKVNPSDF from the coding sequence ATGGCTAAAAAAGGTAAAAAGTATTTAGAGGCTGCTAAGGCCGTTGACCCGACCAAGCAGTACACCCCTGAAGAAGCGGTGGACTTGCTTAAGAAAATCGACTTTGCTAAGTTCGATGAAACCGTTGAAGTTGCTTATCGCTTGAACGTTGATCCAAAGCAGGCTGATCAGCAGATTCGTGGCGCCGTTGTGCTGCCAAACGGAACTGGTAAAACTGCTAAGGTGATCGTTTTTGCACAAGGCGACCAAGCCAAGGCTGCTGAAGACGCAGGCGCTGACATCGTTGGTGCTGAAGACTTAGTTCAGAAGATCCAAGACGGCTGGTTGGACTTTGACGTTGCCGTTGCAACACCGCCAATGATGGCTCAAGTTGGTCGTTTAGGCCGTGTCCTTGGACCAAAAGGCTTAATGCCAAACCCTAAGACTGGCACAGTTACGATGGACACTGCTAAAGCAGTTAAGGACATCAAGGCTGGGCAGGTTGCTTACCGTGTTGACAAGGCTGGTATCATCCATGCCCCAATCGGTAAGAAGAGCTTCGATGCTGACAAGCTGCTTGAGAACTTCAAAGCAATGAATGATATTGTCTTGAAAGCTCGTCCAGCAAGCACGAAGGGGATTTACATCAAGAGCTTGGCGCTGACTGCTACCATGGCACCCGGCATCAAGGTTAACCCTTCAGACTTCTAA
- the rplK gene encoding 50S ribosomal protein L11 — protein sequence MAKKVANIVKLQIPAGKATPAPPVGPALGQAGINIMGFTKDFNARTADQAGMIIPVVITVYEDRSFDFVTKTPPAAVLLKKAAGVEHGSGEPNTKKVAKVTKDQVKEIAETKMQDLNAADVEAAMRMVEGTARSMGFEVEG from the coding sequence GTGGCTAAAAAAGTAGCAAACATTGTCAAACTCCAAATTCCTGCTGGGAAAGCAACCCCAGCTCCTCCGGTTGGCCCTGCTCTTGGGCAAGCCGGTATCAATATTATGGGGTTCACTAAGGATTTCAATGCACGTACGGCTGACCAGGCCGGCATGATTATCCCAGTTGTGATCACTGTGTACGAAGATCGTTCATTCGATTTCGTCACCAAGACCCCACCGGCTGCTGTTCTTTTGAAGAAGGCTGCTGGTGTTGAACACGGTTCCGGCGAACCAAACACCAAAAAGGTTGCTAAGGTAACCAAGGATCAGGTCAAGGAAATCGCCGAAACAAAGATGCAAGACCTTAACGCTGCCGATGTTGAAGCGGCTATGCGCATGGTTGAAGGAACAGCTCGTTCCATGGGCTTCGAAGTCGAAGGCTAA
- the mgtA gene encoding magnesium-translocating P-type ATPase, which produces MLKKTMSGHGASTQEKTAALTRYSQMSDQAVYQALKTNPDGLSSTEAADRLEAVGANTVVTQHPRPWYLILLSAFNEPFVWVLAFLVAVSTATADYDGAMMMSLMIVLSVTIHFWQEYRSQKASHALAALIANTTAVTRDGQTQERSMDDVVPGDVVQLATGDMIPADAYLVATHDLFINQSSFTGEAMPVEKRAEVYEQDADISVFDYPNLVFMGTDVISGSGTAVILKTGDATYFGDMASQISGKTDPTSFERGMRAISRLLIGMMLVLVPVVFVINGVTKQDWSQAFYFAIAVAVGLTPEMLPMIVNSNLAKGALAMSKRKVIVKRLHAIQNLGAIDTLFTDKTGTITEDRVVVMRYVDATGKTDPAVLRLAYMNANYQTGWHNLMDTAVVDYVKEHHDEIVDLPAGLEKIDEIPFDFERRRLTVVVANHDHQWMITKGAFEEMLAVCDQVQLHGEILPLTDERKRQLEQTNAMMSGQGMRMIVVAYRTDVHEQRIYTTDDEQHMVMAGFLGFLDPAKPDAKEAVSLLHAHGVRVKVLTGDNAIITQHVAEEVGIPEQAVISGNEVDAMTDNDLLEAVETTDLFVKLSPMQKARIIKTTQGAGHTVGYMVDGINDTAALREADVGISVDTAADITKDVSGIILLEKSLLVLEDGIVEGRRVYANAMKYIKMTIASNFGNAFSVLIASIFLPFLPMLSIQLLLQNLIYDTSQMTIPWDNVDDDTLAKPTPWRADGLLRYALTFGPLSSIFDITTFLFLWFGLGVGAHAASLPAEHMFQAGWFVVGLCTQSLVIHVLRTRKVPFWRVPASAIVILSTMMALLVGLFLILSPLHKAFDFGILPAAYWPGAVIIVLVYLGMVEWAKAGYLKRGRPWL; this is translated from the coding sequence ATGCTAAAGAAGACGATGTCGGGGCATGGCGCCTCGACCCAAGAAAAAACGGCAGCATTGACGCGCTACAGTCAAATGAGCGATCAAGCAGTCTACCAAGCATTGAAAACCAATCCAGATGGTTTGAGCAGTACCGAAGCTGCGGATCGCTTAGAAGCAGTCGGCGCGAATACTGTTGTGACCCAACATCCGCGCCCATGGTATTTGATTTTACTTTCGGCTTTTAATGAACCGTTTGTCTGGGTGTTGGCCTTTTTGGTGGCAGTATCGACTGCGACAGCTGACTATGATGGCGCGATGATGATGAGTCTGATGATTGTGCTGTCGGTGACGATTCATTTTTGGCAAGAATACCGCTCTCAAAAAGCTAGCCATGCCTTGGCTGCCTTGATTGCGAACACAACAGCGGTGACGCGTGATGGTCAGACGCAGGAACGGTCGATGGATGACGTCGTGCCAGGGGATGTCGTCCAGCTTGCCACTGGGGATATGATCCCGGCCGATGCCTATTTAGTGGCCACCCACGATCTATTTATTAACCAGTCTTCGTTCACCGGCGAAGCGATGCCAGTGGAAAAGCGCGCTGAAGTCTACGAACAGGATGCTGATATTAGTGTCTTTGACTATCCTAATTTAGTTTTTATGGGCACAGACGTTATTTCCGGTTCTGGGACTGCGGTTATTTTGAAGACTGGGGATGCGACGTACTTTGGCGATATGGCTAGTCAGATTAGCGGCAAAACGGATCCGACCAGTTTTGAGCGCGGTATGCGAGCCATCAGTCGGTTGTTGATCGGGATGATGCTCGTGCTCGTACCAGTCGTATTTGTCATCAATGGCGTGACGAAGCAGGATTGGTCACAAGCTTTCTACTTCGCAATAGCAGTGGCCGTTGGACTCACGCCGGAAATGTTGCCAATGATTGTCAACAGCAACTTAGCAAAAGGCGCCTTGGCGATGTCGAAGCGGAAAGTAATCGTTAAACGACTACATGCCATTCAAAATTTGGGCGCCATTGATACGCTTTTTACCGATAAAACTGGCACGATCACTGAGGACCGGGTTGTGGTGATGCGGTATGTGGATGCCACCGGCAAAACCGATCCAGCAGTGCTGCGGTTGGCTTATATGAATGCTAATTATCAAACCGGTTGGCACAATCTCATGGATACAGCCGTGGTTGATTATGTGAAAGAACATCACGACGAAATTGTGGACTTGCCAGCGGGATTAGAAAAAATTGATGAAATTCCGTTTGATTTTGAACGCCGGCGACTGACAGTGGTGGTAGCCAATCACGACCACCAATGGATGATCACAAAAGGTGCCTTTGAAGAAATGTTGGCGGTCTGTGATCAGGTTCAGCTTCATGGTGAGATCCTACCGTTGACTGACGAACGCAAACGTCAGCTTGAGCAAACCAATGCCATGATGAGTGGGCAAGGCATGCGCATGATTGTGGTTGCCTATCGCACGGATGTCCATGAACAACGCATTTACACGACTGATGATGAGCAACATATGGTCATGGCAGGCTTTTTGGGCTTTCTCGATCCCGCCAAGCCAGACGCCAAAGAAGCGGTCAGCTTGCTGCATGCTCATGGCGTTCGTGTGAAAGTGCTGACAGGTGACAATGCGATCATCACCCAACACGTAGCCGAAGAAGTCGGGATTCCTGAGCAAGCAGTGATCAGCGGCAATGAAGTGGACGCCATGACCGATAATGATTTGCTCGAAGCTGTTGAAACCACTGATCTTTTCGTGAAACTGAGTCCGATGCAGAAAGCCCGCATCATCAAGACAACTCAAGGGGCTGGGCATACGGTAGGGTATATGGTTGACGGCATCAATGACACCGCCGCTTTGCGTGAAGCCGATGTCGGTATCAGCGTCGATACCGCGGCGGATATTACCAAGGATGTCAGTGGCATTATTTTGCTTGAAAAGAGTCTGCTGGTGTTGGAAGACGGTATTGTTGAGGGTCGTCGCGTTTATGCTAATGCCATGAAGTACATTAAAATGACGATCGCCTCTAACTTTGGGAACGCGTTTTCCGTACTTATTGCCAGCATTTTCTTGCCATTTTTGCCTATGCTGTCCATCCAACTGTTGCTTCAAAACCTGATTTATGACACCTCGCAAATGACCATTCCTTGGGACAATGTCGATGATGACACGCTCGCGAAGCCGACACCATGGCGGGCCGATGGTCTACTGCGCTATGCCCTGACGTTTGGACCACTAAGCTCGATTTTCGATATTACCACCTTCCTGTTCTTATGGTTCGGACTGGGCGTTGGCGCACATGCCGCGAGTTTACCTGCAGAACACATGTTTCAGGCAGGTTGGTTTGTGGTTGGACTCTGCACACAATCATTGGTCATTCATGTCCTGCGTACCCGTAAAGTACCATTCTGGCGCGTCCCAGCTTCAGCTATCGTGATTCTCTCCACTATGATGGCGCTATTAGTCGGCCTCTTCCTGATTCTTTCCCCGCTCCACAAAGCCTTCGACTTCGGCATCCTCCCAGCAGCTTACTGGCCAGGCGCCGTCATCATTGTCTTAGTCTATCTGGGGATGGTCGAATGGGCAAAAGCGGGTTACCTCAAACGTGGACGGCCATGGCTGTGA
- a CDS encoding amidase, producing the protein MQKSALDQAAAIRAGVLSPAELIDSTREKMTALNPALNAITWTRFEAAKQDANQLEDHGQPFFGMPLILKGLGQDFAGAPATFGSRFFAKAKSEHTNNFVKALQRLGFIIVGQSNVPEFGFKNITDAELYGPARNPWNHDYSPGGSSGGAAAVVASGISPLATGSDGGGSIRIPASFSGLIGLKPTRGRVPTGPGEWRGWQGASINFALTKTMADTAALLRGLATTQLAAPFIAPPLRLDLVGDARPLKIAYTTTSPVGTPVSDTAVKAVETAADALRAAGHQVVAAAPDVDGTALMKAYYMMNGGETAAMFQAFAAQTGKQATAADMELITWVIYQAGLHTSAADYSLSLGAWDRAAEAYSHFHESYDLLLSPTTAKTAPRIDAVLQSPAIVAKMQHAAELAPQEQQELIWDLFEPSLEYSPFTQQANLTGAPAISLPTAISPEGLPLGIQFTAAKGREDQLLRIGYWFEQQGLLKMLPASLKEKI; encoded by the coding sequence ATGCAAAAATCTGCACTTGATCAAGCCGCTGCTATTCGCGCCGGGGTGCTGTCTCCAGCAGAATTGATTGATAGTACTCGTGAGAAAATGACGGCATTAAACCCAGCGCTCAATGCCATTACCTGGACCCGTTTTGAAGCAGCCAAGCAGGACGCCAATCAACTGGAAGATCACGGTCAACCGTTTTTCGGCATGCCGTTGATCCTTAAAGGCTTGGGTCAAGACTTTGCTGGCGCTCCAGCAACTTTTGGCAGTCGCTTCTTCGCCAAGGCCAAGTCCGAACACACCAATAACTTTGTTAAGGCCTTGCAACGGCTAGGCTTCATCATCGTTGGTCAAAGTAATGTACCGGAATTTGGTTTTAAAAACATCACAGATGCAGAACTTTATGGTCCCGCCCGCAACCCGTGGAACCACGACTATTCGCCAGGTGGCTCTTCCGGTGGCGCAGCAGCGGTTGTGGCTTCAGGTATTAGTCCGCTGGCAACCGGTTCTGATGGTGGCGGTTCGATTCGCATTCCCGCTTCTTTTTCCGGCTTGATCGGTTTGAAGCCAACCCGTGGCCGCGTGCCAACCGGACCTGGTGAGTGGCGTGGCTGGCAAGGAGCATCCATCAACTTCGCCTTGACGAAAACCATGGCCGATACAGCGGCGCTACTTCGTGGGCTTGCCACAACCCAGCTAGCTGCTCCCTTCATCGCGCCCCCATTACGCTTAGATCTTGTTGGCGATGCACGACCACTGAAGATTGCTTACACCACAACATCGCCTGTTGGCACCCCTGTCAGTGACACCGCTGTTAAAGCCGTCGAAACCGCGGCGGATGCGTTGCGAGCAGCAGGACACCAAGTCGTTGCGGCTGCCCCTGATGTTGACGGTACTGCTTTAATGAAGGCGTACTACATGATGAACGGCGGCGAAACTGCGGCCATGTTTCAGGCATTTGCCGCCCAAACTGGCAAGCAGGCCACCGCCGCCGACATGGAGTTGATAACTTGGGTGATCTATCAGGCCGGCTTGCACACCTCTGCAGCAGACTACAGTCTCTCACTTGGTGCTTGGGATCGCGCAGCAGAAGCATACAGCCATTTTCATGAGAGCTACGACTTGCTGCTGAGTCCAACAACAGCCAAAACAGCGCCCCGCATCGATGCCGTTTTACAATCGCCGGCCATCGTTGCTAAAATGCAACACGCCGCTGAGCTGGCACCGCAGGAACAACAAGAGCTGATTTGGGATCTTTTTGAACCCAGTCTTGAATATTCGCCATTCACGCAACAAGCCAATCTAACCGGTGCGCCCGCAATCAGCTTGCCGACCGCCATCTCACCTGAAGGCTTACCACTGGGCATCCAATTCACCGCCGCCAAAGGCCGCGAAGATCAGCTCCTGCGCATCGGCTACTGGTTTGAACAACAAGGCTTGTTGAAAATGTTACCTGCATCGCTAAAGGAGAAGATCTAA
- a CDS encoding cob(I)yrinic acid a,c-diamide adenosyltransferase, producing MKLYTKVGDHGATKQINGKKVPKFSPQIVALGDLDELDSWLGYVASQAKATPDFDWLAEDLEARQRELYELLADVAVPQHQTITVDHVQGLELAIDNMMAAVPKITAFVLPGGHPLAAALQYGRAVARRAERSLDQLDAESQPLDSVILQYSNRLSDYLFALARYVNYRAGVDEVKSK from the coding sequence TTGAAACTTTACACAAAAGTCGGTGACCATGGTGCCACTAAACAGATTAACGGGAAAAAGGTGCCAAAGTTTTCTCCCCAGATTGTCGCATTAGGTGATTTAGACGAGCTTGATTCATGGCTGGGCTATGTTGCCTCGCAGGCTAAAGCCACGCCAGACTTTGATTGGTTGGCTGAGGACCTCGAAGCTCGGCAGCGCGAGTTGTACGAATTATTGGCAGATGTTGCGGTGCCGCAGCATCAGACGATTACCGTAGATCACGTACAGGGATTGGAATTAGCGATTGATAACATGATGGCGGCGGTTCCGAAAATCACGGCCTTTGTGCTACCTGGCGGCCATCCGCTGGCGGCAGCCTTACAATATGGCCGAGCAGTAGCCCGCCGCGCCGAGCGATCATTGGATCAGTTGGATGCTGAGAGTCAACCGCTTGATTCCGTGATCTTACAATACAGCAATCGCTTGTCCGACTATCTGTTCGCACTGGCGCGGTACGTGAACTATAGGGCCGGAGTGGATGAGGTAAAAAGCAAGTGA
- a CDS encoding ECF transporter S component, giving the protein MKPQPSATKPSPVRAVALLGLLTALCTVLRIVKVPIPNVQPVTDILMIVTLLLGFRWGFSLTMSTLIVSNLFLGFGLWTLPQIVAYACCMVIVIVMVTILPVIRRRIWLQIGLAGLLGYLYGFIVSLGMAVIGSLNGLGFWAYYVSGLPFDTYHAIGNLVFYPIVLAILRQGLQRFDRGGAHFETLHKSR; this is encoded by the coding sequence ATGAAGCCGCAGCCATCAGCAACAAAGCCATCGCCTGTTCGGGCGGTGGCTTTGCTTGGTCTATTGACCGCTTTATGTACGGTTTTGCGGATTGTTAAAGTCCCTATTCCGAATGTGCAGCCTGTCACTGATATTTTAATGATTGTCACGCTGTTGCTCGGCTTTCGCTGGGGCTTCAGTTTGACCATGAGCACCTTGATCGTGTCCAATTTATTTCTCGGTTTCGGACTCTGGACACTCCCGCAGATTGTTGCGTATGCGTGCTGCATGGTGATTGTGATTGTTATGGTAACCATTTTGCCAGTTATTCGTCGCCGAATTTGGCTGCAAATCGGTCTTGCCGGCTTGCTAGGGTATCTATACGGCTTCATTGTCAGTTTAGGCATGGCGGTGATTGGCAGTTTGAATGGTCTCGGCTTTTGGGCGTACTATGTGAGTGGGTTACCGTTTGACACGTATCATGCCATCGGTAATCTAGTTTTTTACCCGATCGTACTCGCCATTTTACGGCAGGGCTTGCAACGTTTTGATCGAGGAGGCGCACATTTTGAAACTTTACACAAAAGTCGGTGA
- a CDS encoding DUF4430 domain-containing protein, with amino-acid sequence MKKVLRSLVVFFVAMFVLAGCSSSGNAAKSSSKSNQIVVTYQLKQNGKAFAKKTIDQPKKSVVMTGLKKGWTVKASKGFITEIAGKKQNVAKKTYWLYTINGKMAQKGATEQPVKNHDKVVFDLSVTK; translated from the coding sequence TTGAAAAAAGTTTTACGTTCATTAGTGGTCTTTTTCGTTGCGATGTTTGTGCTGGCTGGGTGCAGCAGTTCTGGAAATGCGGCCAAAAGCAGCAGCAAGTCTAACCAGATTGTAGTGACTTATCAGTTGAAACAAAATGGCAAGGCTTTTGCCAAGAAAACGATTGATCAGCCTAAAAAGTCGGTTGTCATGACTGGCTTGAAAAAAGGCTGGACAGTGAAGGCTTCTAAAGGTTTTATTACCGAAATTGCTGGCAAAAAGCAGAATGTTGCCAAAAAGACATACTGGCTCTACACGATTAATGGCAAGATGGCCCAAAAAGGAGCGACAGAACAACCGGTCAAGAATCACGATAAAGTGGTGTTTGACCTGAGTGTCACCAAATGA